A DNA window from Amycolatopsis sp. DSM 110486 contains the following coding sequences:
- a CDS encoding trypsin-like serine protease produces MPKRLFALLLTFVAAVTAAALAAGSATAGPALVGGTGADEPYPFAVSMHTESGTLFCAGSLITPTWVVTAAHCMSGKDPATLTFRLGTNESDSGGETAQPAEIVLNPHFNASTQTGDIALVRLAAPAKTAPITVGGAAAPGTPTRVLGWGQTCATPGCGDPVPTLQQLDTHLVEGAKCTSSFDGTAELCTDNPSGKAGSCYGDSGGPELTRDGDRWSLIGVTSRPGNGSPTCATAPSIYTSVPAYAPWIASKTG; encoded by the coding sequence GTGCCCAAGCGGTTGTTCGCGCTGCTGCTCACGTTCGTAGCCGCAGTGACCGCAGCGGCGCTCGCCGCCGGCAGCGCGACCGCCGGGCCGGCGCTCGTCGGCGGGACCGGCGCCGACGAGCCCTACCCGTTCGCGGTGTCGATGCACACCGAATCGGGCACGCTCTTCTGCGCCGGCTCGCTGATCACACCCACGTGGGTGGTCACCGCCGCCCACTGCATGTCCGGAAAGGACCCGGCGACGCTCACGTTCCGCTTGGGCACCAACGAAAGCGACTCCGGCGGCGAGACGGCCCAGCCGGCGGAGATCGTGCTCAACCCGCACTTCAACGCCTCGACGCAGACGGGTGACATCGCGCTCGTCCGCCTCGCCGCGCCCGCGAAGACGGCGCCGATCACCGTCGGAGGCGCCGCCGCGCCGGGCACCCCGACCCGGGTGCTGGGCTGGGGCCAAACCTGCGCCACGCCCGGCTGCGGCGACCCCGTGCCGACTTTGCAGCAGCTCGACACGCACCTCGTCGAGGGCGCCAAGTGCACGTCGTCCTTCGACGGCACGGCCGAGCTCTGCACCGACAACCCGTCCGGCAAGGCCGGCTCCTGCTACGGCGACTCCGGCGGCCCCGAGCTCACCCGCGACGGCGACCGCTGGTCCCTCATCGGTGTGACCAGCCGCCCCGGCAACGGCTCCCCGACGTGCGCGACGGCGCCGTCGATCTACACGTCGGTGCCCGCGTACGCGCCGTGGATCGCGTCGAAGACCGGCTGA
- a CDS encoding FmdB family zinc ribbon protein, which translates to MATYQYRCARDGVFEVRLPMGTASPSSQCPACGGEAARNYCAPMLSLAPRELVTAIDRTEKTRDEPAVVSAVPPVRGRTRGPAPTSNPALRRLPRP; encoded by the coding sequence ATGGCGACGTACCAATATCGATGCGCCCGGGACGGTGTCTTCGAGGTGCGCCTGCCGATGGGGACGGCCTCGCCGAGCTCACAGTGTCCGGCCTGCGGTGGCGAAGCGGCCCGGAACTACTGCGCGCCGATGCTGTCACTCGCGCCGCGTGAGCTGGTCACGGCCATCGACCGGACCGAGAAAACTCGCGACGAGCCGGCCGTGGTGTCCGCGGTACCTCCCGTTCGCGGCCGGACGCGCGGGCCGGCACCGACATCGAATCCCGCGCTGCGACGTCTGCCGAGACCGTAG
- a CDS encoding urea transporter: MTTAPPERGHHGPWRWINGTMPEVDERALKVPVVGFVEYCLRGIGQVVFMNSPITGAFILLAAWLQEPWLGFGATVGVLASTLAALALGFDRDAIHAGLYGFNGVLVGLGLALFLSPQWDGIVILWIILLSAASSILMAALAAAFGGAWGVPPFTLAFNIITLLFLITALHITRGRLSDAIAPAAPEVNGPAVRTSLRASADAVGNTDVVAVINAIFRGIGQLFFCNSLLAGVLIIVGIAFCSRIAAIFALVGSAVGMLTGMALGADGVLIYNGLWGFNSFDAALAIAGVFYVLTWRSAILGVLCAIFTALLFGGIASIFVPWGLPALTLPFVFGTLTFVLLKNTSKYFEWVPPSEVVTPEEHLRRAHREHAMAASGNPQRQTDTA; this comes from the coding sequence ATGACCACTGCACCACCTGAACGCGGCCACCACGGGCCGTGGCGATGGATCAACGGCACCATGCCCGAGGTCGACGAACGGGCGCTGAAGGTGCCCGTAGTCGGGTTCGTCGAGTACTGCCTGCGCGGGATCGGGCAGGTGGTGTTCATGAACAGCCCGATCACGGGCGCCTTCATCCTGCTGGCCGCTTGGCTCCAGGAGCCGTGGCTCGGATTCGGCGCCACAGTGGGGGTACTGGCCTCGACCCTCGCCGCACTGGCACTGGGGTTCGACCGAGACGCGATCCACGCGGGTCTCTACGGGTTCAACGGCGTGCTCGTCGGGCTCGGACTCGCCTTGTTCCTCTCACCGCAGTGGGACGGGATCGTGATTCTGTGGATCATCCTGCTGAGCGCGGCATCGTCGATCCTGATGGCAGCACTCGCGGCCGCGTTCGGCGGCGCGTGGGGCGTGCCCCCCTTCACGCTGGCCTTCAACATCATCACTCTGCTGTTCCTGATCACCGCACTGCACATCACGCGCGGGCGGCTCAGCGACGCGATCGCCCCGGCTGCACCCGAGGTGAACGGGCCCGCTGTGCGGACGTCACTCCGGGCGAGCGCCGACGCGGTCGGCAACACCGACGTGGTGGCCGTGATCAACGCGATCTTCCGCGGCATCGGCCAGCTGTTCTTCTGCAACAGCCTCCTCGCCGGTGTGCTGATCATCGTCGGCATCGCGTTCTGCTCCCGGATCGCCGCCATCTTCGCGCTGGTCGGCTCGGCCGTCGGGATGCTGACCGGCATGGCCCTCGGTGCCGACGGCGTGCTGATCTACAACGGCCTGTGGGGCTTCAACTCGTTCGACGCCGCGCTGGCGATCGCCGGCGTGTTCTACGTGCTGACCTGGCGCTCGGCGATACTCGGTGTGCTGTGTGCGATCTTCACCGCCTTGCTCTTCGGCGGCATCGCCTCGATCTTCGTGCCGTGGGGCCTGCCCGCACTCACCCTGCCGTTCGTCTTCGGGACGCTCACGTTCGTGCTGCTGAAGAACACGTCGAAGTACTTCGAGTGGGTGCCACCCTCGGAGGTCGTCACCCCTGAGGAACACCTGCGGCGCGCGCACCGCGAACACGCCATGGCGGCTTCCGGTAACCCGCAGCGGCAAACCGACACCGCATGA
- a CDS encoding NAD-dependent formate dehydrogenase yields MAKVLCVLYDDPVDGYPSSYARDGVPRVDRYPDGQTTPSPSALDFTPGELLGSVSGALGLRRFLEAAGHELVVTSDKEGPDSVFERELPDAEVVISQPFWPAYLTAERIAKAPKLKLAITAGIGSDHVDLAAAIEHGITVAEVTYSNSVSVSEHVVMMILSLVRNYLPAHQWVLDGGWNIADCVARSYDLEAMNVGTVAAGRIGTAVLRRLKPFDVRLHYTDRHRLPAEVEAELDVTYHPDAQSLVRVCDVVTINAPLHPETENMFDDALIGQMKRGAYLVNTARGKICDRDAVVRALESGQLAGYAGDVWFPQPAPQDHPWRTMPHHGMTPHTSGTSLSAQARYAAGAREILECYFAGHPIRDEYLIVEGGSLAGTGKHSYSSK; encoded by the coding sequence GTGGCGAAAGTACTTTGTGTGCTCTACGACGACCCGGTCGACGGCTACCCGAGCTCGTATGCGCGGGACGGGGTTCCCCGTGTCGACCGCTATCCGGACGGCCAGACCACCCCGAGTCCGAGCGCGCTCGACTTCACCCCGGGAGAGCTACTCGGGAGTGTGTCCGGGGCGCTCGGGCTGCGCCGCTTCCTGGAGGCCGCCGGCCACGAGCTGGTGGTGACCTCCGACAAGGAGGGGCCCGACTCGGTGTTCGAGCGGGAGCTCCCGGACGCGGAAGTGGTGATCTCGCAACCGTTCTGGCCGGCATACCTGACCGCTGAACGCATCGCGAAGGCGCCGAAGCTGAAGCTCGCGATCACAGCGGGGATCGGCTCGGACCATGTCGACCTCGCCGCCGCGATCGAACACGGGATCACCGTCGCGGAGGTCACGTACTCCAACAGCGTCAGCGTGTCCGAACACGTCGTGATGATGATCCTTTCCTTGGTGCGCAACTACCTTCCGGCGCACCAGTGGGTGCTCGACGGCGGGTGGAACATCGCGGACTGCGTCGCCCGCTCCTACGATCTCGAGGCGATGAACGTCGGCACCGTTGCCGCGGGCCGGATCGGGACCGCGGTGCTGCGCCGGCTGAAGCCGTTCGACGTCCGGTTGCATTACACCGACCGGCACCGGCTCCCGGCGGAGGTCGAGGCGGAGTTGGACGTCACCTACCACCCGGACGCCCAGTCGCTGGTGCGGGTGTGCGACGTCGTCACGATCAACGCTCCGTTGCACCCCGAAACCGAGAACATGTTCGACGACGCCCTGATCGGCCAGATGAAACGGGGCGCCTACCTGGTCAACACGGCGCGGGGAAAGATCTGCGACCGGGACGCGGTCGTGCGGGCCCTGGAATCGGGTCAGCTGGCCGGGTATGCCGGCGACGTGTGGTTCCCGCAGCCCGCGCCACAGGACCACCCGTGGCGGACGATGCCGCACCACGGCATGACCCCGCACACGTCCGGCACCTCGCTGTCGGCGCAAGCCAGGTATGCCGCCGGGGCGCGGGAGATCCTCGAGTGCTACTTCGCGGGCCACCCGATCCGCGACGAGTACCTGATCGTCGAAGGAGGCAGCCTGGCCGGGACCGGCAAGCATTCCTACAGCTCGAAGTGA
- a CDS encoding exodeoxyribonuclease VII small subunit, with amino-acid sequence MSEAGSETAGLGYEQARDRLVEVVRELEAGGLSLEQSLALWEKGEELAKVCERHLEGARERIEAALASVENSDDAQ; translated from the coding sequence GTGAGCGAAGCAGGCAGCGAAACCGCCGGACTCGGTTACGAGCAGGCGCGCGACCGGCTGGTCGAGGTGGTCAGGGAGCTCGAAGCCGGCGGCCTCAGCCTGGAGCAGTCGCTGGCGTTGTGGGAAAAAGGCGAGGAGCTCGCCAAGGTCTGCGAACGCCACCTGGAGGGCGCGCGCGAGCGGATCGAGGCCGCATTGGCGTCCGTGGAGAATTCCGACGACGCACAGTGA
- a CDS encoding helix-turn-helix domain-containing protein, translated as MGTPLGDFIRAKRDSTQPDTLGLPSHGRRRSPGLRRSDLAARAGISVEYLTRIEQGRDRNPSVSVVNALADALSLAAAERTHLRYLTKITGGECTAHVRPAPVRWDVRAQVLQTLRLLEPGIAAVTNRLGDILAHTSGFAAVTSGTGLLDAEAPNLTRYVFTDPRARAFFADWAEVADERAFDLWLGPAVENSEWLTAELAPVAGPEFTSRLNSTVVPRRGVLRLNHPGGRSLRLNRETLELAEDAQQLVVFLPDDEETARVVAELRLRPPGRLRVIS; from the coding sequence ATGGGGACGCCGCTGGGGGACTTCATCCGGGCCAAGCGCGACAGCACCCAGCCGGACACGCTGGGCCTGCCTTCGCACGGCCGTCGCCGCTCGCCCGGCCTGCGGCGGTCCGACCTCGCCGCGCGGGCCGGCATCAGCGTCGAATACCTCACGCGAATCGAGCAGGGCCGCGACCGCAACCCGTCCGTGTCGGTGGTGAACGCCCTCGCCGACGCGCTCAGCCTGGCCGCCGCCGAGCGCACCCACCTGCGCTACCTCACGAAGATCACCGGCGGGGAGTGCACGGCCCACGTCCGGCCCGCACCCGTGCGGTGGGATGTGCGTGCCCAGGTCCTCCAGACGCTCCGGCTGCTCGAACCCGGCATCGCCGCGGTCACCAACCGGCTGGGCGACATCCTCGCCCACACCAGCGGCTTCGCCGCGGTGACGAGCGGAACGGGACTGCTCGACGCCGAGGCCCCGAACCTCACCCGCTACGTCTTCACCGACCCCCGTGCCCGCGCGTTCTTCGCCGACTGGGCCGAGGTCGCGGACGAGCGGGCGTTCGACCTGTGGCTGGGCCCCGCGGTCGAGAACTCGGAGTGGCTCACGGCGGAACTCGCGCCCGTCGCCGGTCCGGAGTTCACCAGCCGGCTGAACTCGACCGTCGTGCCACGACGTGGAGTTCTGCGGCTGAACCACCCGGGCGGACGTTCGTTGCGGCTGAACAGGGAGACCCTGGAACTCGCGGAGGACGCGCAGCAGCTGGTCGTCTTCCTGCCGGACGACGAAGAAACGGCTCGGGTCGTCGCGGAACTCCGCCTCCGGCCACCAGGGCGGCTCCGGGTCATCTCCTGA
- the fmdA gene encoding formamidase: protein MPQVVFSLDSSKKFTEQAIVGHNRWHGDIPAQVQVKPGDSFRVHCREWFDGAIHNDDSAADVLNAPLPSVHVLSGPIAVEGAQPGDLLIVDILDVGPIPQEDSGPLAGQGWGYTGVFATKNGGGFLTEWFPDAYKVIWDFMGGVATSRHVPGVSYTGIVHPGLMGTAPSGALLAKWNAREQALIDTDPDRVPPLALPPLPDSAILGSLTGADFDRVAAEAARTAPPRENGGNQDIKNFTKGTRVFYPVFVDGAKLSMGDLHFSQGDGEITFCGAIEMGGFMDLHVDLIKGGMETYGVSENAIFMPGNVDPQYSQWLAFSGTSVTLDGVQHYLDSHLSYQRACLHAIDYLQKFGYSAIQAYMILGSAPIEGRLSGVVDIPNSCSTVYLPTAIFDIDVRPSASGPAQVEQGMSVPTASF, encoded by the coding sequence ATGCCGCAAGTTGTTTTCTCACTCGATTCCTCAAAGAAATTCACTGAACAAGCAATTGTCGGCCACAACCGGTGGCACGGGGATATTCCCGCCCAGGTTCAGGTCAAGCCAGGAGACTCGTTCCGCGTCCACTGCCGCGAATGGTTCGACGGCGCGATCCACAACGACGATTCTGCCGCAGACGTGCTGAACGCGCCGCTGCCCAGTGTGCACGTGCTCAGCGGGCCGATCGCGGTCGAGGGCGCACAGCCGGGCGACCTCCTCATCGTCGACATCCTCGACGTCGGCCCGATCCCGCAGGAGGACTCGGGACCGCTCGCCGGCCAGGGCTGGGGCTACACCGGTGTCTTCGCCACCAAGAACGGCGGCGGCTTCCTCACGGAGTGGTTCCCCGACGCGTACAAGGTGATCTGGGACTTCATGGGCGGGGTCGCCACCTCGCGGCACGTCCCGGGGGTCTCGTACACCGGCATCGTGCACCCGGGCCTGATGGGCACGGCTCCTTCCGGTGCGCTGCTCGCCAAGTGGAATGCGCGCGAACAGGCGCTGATCGACACCGACCCGGACCGGGTGCCACCGCTGGCGCTGCCCCCGCTGCCGGATTCCGCGATCCTCGGCAGCCTCACCGGCGCCGACTTCGACCGGGTCGCGGCGGAGGCCGCACGCACCGCGCCGCCGCGGGAGAACGGCGGGAACCAGGACATCAAGAACTTCACCAAGGGAACCCGGGTGTTCTACCCCGTCTTCGTCGACGGCGCGAAACTCTCGATGGGCGACCTGCACTTCTCGCAGGGCGACGGCGAGATCACCTTCTGCGGCGCCATCGAGATGGGCGGGTTCATGGACCTGCACGTCGACCTGATCAAGGGCGGGATGGAGACCTACGGCGTCTCCGAGAACGCGATCTTCATGCCCGGCAACGTCGACCCGCAGTACAGCCAGTGGCTCGCGTTCTCCGGCACCTCGGTCACGCTCGACGGGGTCCAGCACTACCTCGACTCGCACCTGTCGTACCAGCGGGCCTGCCTGCACGCCATCGACTACCTGCAGAAGTTCGGCTACAGCGCGATCCAGGCGTACATGATCCTTGGCTCCGCGCCGATCGAGGGCAGGCTCTCGGGCGTGGTCGACATCCCGAACTCGTGCTCCACCGTGTATCTGCCCACTGCGATCTTCGACATCGACGTGCGTCCTTCGGCTTCCGGCCCGGCGCAGGTCGAACAGGGAATGAGCGTGCCGACGGCGAGTTTCTGA
- a CDS encoding class II fumarate hydratase has translation MAEQEYRIEHDTMGEVRVPVDALYRAQTQRAVENFPVSGRGLERAQIRALGLLKAAAARVNQKLGVLDADLAEAIATAADGVAEGRYDDQFPIDVFQTGSGTSSNMNANEVIATLATRALGRDVHPNDHVNASQSSNDTFPTTIHVAATEAVLTDVIPALEHLAGAIETRAQEWAGVVKSGRTHLMDAVPITLGQEAGAWAAQIRFGIERLQSGIGRLGELPIGGTAVGSGLNAPDGFGAAVSAELAALTGLPLTEARNHFEAQATQDSVVETSGHLRTIAVSLNKIANDLRWLGSGPRTGLAELALPDLQPGSSIMPGKVNPVIPEATLQVVAQVVGNDAAVAFAGAAGNFQLNVNLPVIARNVLESARLLAAVSRLLADKVFNGVTANVERTRQYAEGSPSIVTPLNSYIGYEAAAAVAKQALKELKTIREVVIERGFVKDGKLTEEQLDEALDVLRMARGGK, from the coding sequence ATGGCAGAACAGGAATACCGGATCGAACACGACACGATGGGTGAGGTCCGCGTCCCGGTCGACGCGCTCTACCGCGCGCAGACGCAGCGTGCCGTGGAGAACTTCCCCGTCTCCGGCCGCGGTCTCGAACGCGCTCAGATCCGCGCGCTGGGCCTGTTGAAGGCCGCCGCCGCGCGCGTGAACCAGAAGCTGGGCGTGCTGGACGCCGACCTCGCCGAGGCCATCGCCACGGCCGCCGACGGCGTCGCCGAGGGCAGGTACGACGACCAGTTCCCGATCGACGTGTTCCAGACCGGCTCCGGCACGTCGTCGAACATGAACGCCAACGAGGTCATCGCGACGCTCGCCACCCGCGCCCTCGGCCGCGACGTGCACCCGAACGACCACGTCAACGCCTCACAGTCGTCCAACGACACGTTCCCGACGACCATCCACGTGGCCGCCACGGAAGCCGTGCTCACCGACGTCATCCCGGCCCTGGAGCACCTCGCCGGAGCGATCGAGACGCGCGCGCAGGAGTGGGCCGGCGTCGTGAAGTCCGGCCGCACGCACCTGATGGACGCCGTGCCGATCACGCTGGGCCAGGAAGCCGGCGCGTGGGCCGCGCAGATCCGCTTCGGCATCGAGCGCCTGCAGTCCGGCATCGGGCGTCTCGGCGAGCTGCCCATCGGCGGCACCGCCGTCGGCTCCGGCCTCAACGCCCCCGACGGCTTCGGCGCGGCCGTTTCCGCGGAGCTGGCCGCGCTCACGGGCCTGCCGCTCACGGAGGCCCGCAACCACTTCGAGGCGCAGGCGACGCAGGACAGCGTGGTCGAGACGTCCGGCCACCTGCGCACCATCGCCGTGTCCCTCAACAAGATCGCGAACGACCTGCGCTGGCTCGGGTCCGGCCCGCGCACCGGCCTCGCCGAGCTGGCCCTGCCGGACCTCCAGCCGGGCTCCTCGATCATGCCGGGCAAGGTCAACCCGGTCATCCCGGAGGCGACGCTGCAGGTCGTGGCCCAGGTCGTCGGCAACGACGCGGCCGTCGCCTTCGCCGGCGCGGCGGGCAACTTCCAGCTCAACGTGAACCTGCCCGTCATCGCCCGCAACGTCCTCGAGTCGGCCCGCCTGCTGGCCGCCGTCTCGCGCCTGCTGGCGGACAAGGTCTTCAACGGTGTCACCGCCAACGTCGAGCGCACCCGGCAGTACGCCGAGGGCTCGCCGTCCATCGTGACGCCGCTGAACTCCTACATCGGCTACGAAGCCGCGGCGGCGGTGGCGAAGCAGGCCCTCAAGGAGCTCAAGACCATTCGCGAGGTCGTGATCGAACGCGGCTTCGTCAAGGACGGCAAGCTGACGGAAGAGCAGCTCGACGAAGCTCTCGACGTCCTGCGTATGGCGCGCGGCGGCAAGTAG
- a CDS encoding NADPH-dependent FMN reductase: MANKLVIIVGSVRDGRFGPTVASWVAEQAREHGGFEVEVVDLADVEIPLSLPEASPKYAGDSYPRPARMATLTAALESAAAFIVVTPEYNHSYPASLKAAIDWHFSQWTAKPVAFVSYGGAAGGRHAVLHLENVLTELHAVTIRDGLTFPNYFTAWEAGLPLDPQAPAYAKTMLDQLAWWAGALRTAREAEPYPT; encoded by the coding sequence ATGGCGAACAAACTAGTGATCATCGTCGGCAGTGTCCGCGACGGCCGGTTCGGCCCCACCGTCGCCTCATGGGTGGCCGAGCAGGCCCGGGAACACGGCGGGTTCGAGGTCGAGGTCGTCGACCTGGCGGACGTCGAGATCCCGCTGTCGCTGCCCGAGGCATCCCCCAAGTACGCCGGCGACAGCTACCCGCGCCCCGCCAGGATGGCGACGCTGACGGCGGCACTGGAGAGCGCGGCCGCGTTCATCGTGGTCACCCCGGAGTACAACCACAGCTATCCGGCGTCGCTCAAGGCGGCCATCGACTGGCACTTCTCGCAGTGGACGGCCAAACCCGTCGCGTTCGTGAGCTACGGCGGCGCGGCCGGCGGGCGGCACGCGGTGCTCCACCTGGAGAACGTGCTGACCGAGCTGCACGCGGTGACGATTCGCGACGGCCTCACTTTCCCGAACTACTTCACCGCATGGGAGGCCGGCCTGCCGCTCGACCCGCAGGCCCCTGCGTACGCGAAGACGATGCTCGACCAGCTGGCCTGGTGGGCGGGCGCGCTGCGGACGGCGCGCGAGGCCGAGCCGTACCCCACCTGA
- a CDS encoding NAD(P)/FAD-dependent oxidoreductase: MDYDLVIIGAGPTGLFAAYYAGFRGLSMAVVDSLPEPGGQITAMYPEKMIYDVGGFAAVRGRDLVQGLVDQAAPWNPTYLLGRKAEKLETVGDRVELTLDGGDVLSAGAVLITAGIGEFTPRPLPAGNGWLGRGMVHFVPSLQVHAGQHVVVVGGGDSAFDWCLALHPVAASVTLVHRRGKFRAAESIVRQVRELGVPLVTDAEVTRFVESPSGALEGIEVSVKGGEDLALPANAVVAALGFTADLGPIESWGLEIDHRAITVDSTMATARSRVYAAGDVAHYPGKVKLIATGFGEAATAVNNIAVALDPDAHLFPGHSSNAE; this comes from the coding sequence ATGGACTACGACCTCGTGATCATCGGCGCCGGGCCGACCGGGCTGTTCGCCGCCTACTACGCGGGATTCCGCGGCCTTTCCATGGCCGTCGTCGATTCTCTGCCGGAGCCGGGCGGGCAGATCACCGCGATGTACCCCGAGAAGATGATCTACGACGTGGGCGGCTTCGCGGCGGTCCGCGGCCGCGACCTGGTGCAAGGCCTCGTCGACCAGGCCGCGCCGTGGAACCCGACGTACCTGCTGGGCCGCAAGGCCGAGAAGCTGGAAACGGTGGGAGACCGCGTCGAGCTGACCCTCGACGGCGGCGACGTGCTGAGCGCCGGCGCCGTGCTGATCACGGCCGGGATCGGCGAGTTCACGCCCCGCCCGTTGCCCGCGGGCAACGGCTGGCTGGGGCGCGGAATGGTTCATTTCGTGCCGTCGCTGCAGGTCCACGCCGGGCAACACGTGGTCGTGGTCGGCGGTGGGGACTCGGCGTTCGACTGGTGCCTGGCGCTGCACCCGGTGGCGGCGAGCGTGACGCTGGTGCACCGGCGCGGGAAGTTCCGCGCGGCCGAGTCGATCGTGCGGCAGGTGCGGGAGCTGGGCGTGCCGCTGGTCACCGACGCCGAGGTGACGCGGTTCGTCGAGTCGCCTTCAGGTGCGCTGGAGGGTATCGAGGTGTCGGTGAAGGGCGGCGAGGACCTCGCGCTGCCGGCCAACGCCGTGGTCGCCGCGCTCGGATTCACGGCCGATCTGGGGCCGATCGAGAGCTGGGGCCTGGAGATCGACCACCGCGCCATCACGGTCGACTCGACGATGGCGACGGCTCGCTCGCGCGTCTACGCGGCCGGGGACGTGGCCCACTACCCGGGCAAGGTGAAGCTCATCGCCACCGGCTTCGGCGAAGCGGCGACGGCGGTGAACAACATCGCCGTGGCGCTCGACCCGGACGCGCATCTGTTCCCGGGCCACTCCAGCAACGCCGAGTGA
- the glpX gene encoding class II fructose-bisphosphatase: MSTASDPRREAPDRNLAMELVRVTEAAAMAAGRWVGRGDKIGGDGAAVDAMRQLVSTVSMRGVVVIGEGEKDEAPMLFNGEEVGNGDGPDCDVAVDPVDGTTLMAKGMPNALAVLAVAERGAMFDPSAVFYMEKLAVGPDAAGKVDLAAPIAENIRRVAKAKNSSVGDVTVCVLDRPRHEQIIKEIREAGARIRFISDGDVAGAIAAARPTTGVDMLIGIGGTPEGIIAACAMKCLGGELQGRLWPKDDLEREKALAAGHDLDRVLTNDDLVRGDNIFFCATGVTDGDLLRGVHYRAGGATTQSIVMRSKSGTVRMIDGYHRLEKLRAYSSVNFDGNLDVREDEDVVPPLP, encoded by the coding sequence ATGAGCACCGCCAGTGACCCACGTCGCGAAGCACCCGACCGCAACCTCGCCATGGAGCTGGTCCGCGTGACCGAGGCCGCGGCGATGGCCGCCGGCCGTTGGGTCGGCCGCGGCGACAAGATCGGGGGCGACGGAGCCGCCGTCGACGCGATGCGCCAGCTCGTCTCCACCGTCTCGATGCGCGGCGTGGTCGTGATCGGCGAGGGTGAGAAGGACGAAGCCCCCATGCTGTTCAACGGCGAGGAGGTGGGCAACGGCGACGGCCCCGACTGCGACGTCGCGGTCGACCCCGTCGACGGCACCACCCTGATGGCCAAGGGCATGCCCAACGCGCTGGCCGTGCTGGCCGTGGCCGAGCGCGGGGCGATGTTCGACCCGTCGGCCGTGTTCTACATGGAGAAGCTGGCCGTCGGGCCGGACGCCGCGGGCAAGGTGGACCTGGCCGCGCCGATCGCGGAGAACATCCGCCGCGTGGCGAAGGCGAAGAACTCCAGCGTCGGCGACGTGACCGTGTGCGTGCTCGACCGGCCGCGCCACGAGCAGATCATCAAGGAGATCCGCGAGGCCGGCGCGCGCATCCGGTTCATCTCCGACGGCGACGTCGCCGGTGCCATCGCCGCGGCCCGCCCGACGACCGGTGTCGACATGTTGATCGGCATCGGCGGCACGCCGGAAGGCATCATCGCCGCGTGCGCGATGAAGTGCCTCGGCGGTGAACTGCAGGGCCGGCTGTGGCCCAAGGACGACCTCGAGCGAGAGAAGGCCCTGGCCGCGGGCCACGACCTCGACCGCGTGCTCACCAACGACGACCTCGTGCGCGGCGACAACATCTTCTTCTGCGCCACCGGCGTCACCGACGGAGACCTGCTGCGCGGCGTGCACTACCGCGCCGGCGGCGCCACCACGCAGTCGATCGTGATGCGGTCCAAGTCCGGCACCGTCAGAATGATCGACGGTTACCACCGGCTGGAGAAGCTGCGGGCCTACTCGTCCGTGAACTTCGACGGCAACCTCGACGTGCGCGAGGACGAAGACGTCGTCCCGCCTCTGCCCTGA